TGACCCCAAGAAACGAGCTGTTTATGACCAGTATGGGGAGGAAGGTAAGGGGATGAGCACTTCCAGCTGGGAGACAGGAGTGTGGGGTCCAAACTGGGTTTGCAGATAAGGGAGAGTTTTCACACACAGGTGTTTCAGTGTTTCATGCCAGCTCCTGAAATGGCACTGATAGCCACAGGATGGGAGGGACTGAATGCTCTGCAGGTGCCAGAAGTCACCTCtcatccccctcctccccaagcttctctgctttttcaacCTGCCACCTTTCTCCCTGAGGTGGCTGGGCTtctcctgccctctgccccaAAACCCTGGGTGTAAGCTGAGTGGAAGGAGCTCATCTCCTGCATCTTACCTGGTGTAATTCATTAGCTACTCTTTAACTGACCTaaataaagcagcagagaagtATTGCTTTTGCCCCCATGCCCCTTGCATTTGGGCACTGGGCCCGCTGTCCTCCTCGGTACAAGCTGACCTACAGGATTCAAAGCTTTTCCCAATTTAAGTAATAGGCCCTTGTTTTGAAACCAAGAGGCTGCTGTTGTCTGGTGGTTggcatggaggaggaggaggaggaggagagctgCTCCAATGCAGGCGGCCTTATTAGTCGAAGATGGAAGAGCGCAACCCCATTCGAGGAGAGGGCTGAATAGCATCTGCATTAATCAGCCCAGGACTTGGGTGCTTAAAAGAGCAGGAGGTCTGGCAGGAGCTGGCTGCTGGGTAGAAGAGGCAGCCCTTCTTTCAGTCAGGTGCATCCCCTCACAAGCCACCAATAAAATTAACCAGTGATGGGTTAATTGTCAACCCTTTAGTTATGTCAAGGCTGTGATGGATGCACCAGGCACAGTGATTTTGCCACCCTGTAAAATGAGAAGATACTATCTCAAGTGGGAAAccagcttttcctgggaggCCTCGATGAAACCGGACCCTGCTCAGGCTGGCATCATGGAATTAAAGGTGAAACCTCCTGGTTGCACAGTCTGTTAGGGACAGGGGCTTGATGGGGATTTTGTGAAATCTCCACCGCCTGCAGGCATCTAAAATAAGAGTGACTTGAGGGAGGGTAGATGCCCCCTCCCTATTGCCCCATCATGTTAAAGACCATCCGCCCCCTTACCCCAGTCATAGTCCATGACCCCACacaccttttctttcctgttttttggAGCAACATGTTGGCGATCGGCATTTTGAGGAGCTTCTGGGTCCCACATACTGTAACGGGCAAGGTGAAGCAAAAGCCTCTCCAATCCACCCTCATCAGTCAGAAGAGACCCCCAAACTTGTCCTGCTGTgaagggaggagggggctggCAAAAGGGACAGCCTGTCAGAAATAGCCCTTCACTGTCACTGGCATGCCCTGAAAATAGTCCCTGAGCTAGGCTTGGCTTAACCCTTCCCACCCCTCCTTGTCAAAAATAGTCTTGCAGAGAGTGTATGACCTCTTTGGAGGGGGCAATTCCCATGTGCTTTGGCTCCTTGGGACTTGGGGGGAGTTGCAGCTCAACCTGGGTCCCAGCAGAAGAGTTTCCTCTGTGAAGGATTGCCAAAAGATCCAAATCTGGAGCTTACATAGCATTTTATACAGTTGGTATGCAGGGAGCTGTGTGCCAGCCTGGAGATTGCTGACCTGCACTTCCTCATAGAATCAATGAGGTCGGAAAAGGTCTCTCAGATCATTTAATATAACACTGCCATGATCAttactaaaccatgtccccacgTTCTACATCCACATACCTGCTTaccacttccagggatggtgactccaccacttccctggatagtctgttccaatgcctgatcaccctttatgtgaagaaatttttcataatatccAGTCAAAGAGACAAGGCTGTTGGGGAAACCAGGAGCCTGCTCATGGGGAAAAGTGGAGATGGGCTGAtcaatgttttaaattaaagtgCTGTGATTTGAGAGGAGAGAACCAAAGAAGTCCTTCGATAGGGATGGAGGGGACAAAACCTGAATGGATTTTGAGCTTACTGGGTGTAGGGGCAGGACTGTGTGTCAGGGGTAGAGATGGTTCATTTCTGACCCATGATCTTCACAGatggctgggctggaagaggtGACCTGGACACCCAGGTGATAGTGGAAAAACTGCCTGGAGAAACCACACACCACTCTCACACCTGGAAAGtgcagtcccagcacagcatgcCCCAGAAGATGAGCCTTCATGTCTTGTCTTCCCACTTCTTTTCCAGGTCTCAAAACCGGAGGTGGCTCTTCAGGTGGCTCAGGGAGCACTTTTCACTATACCTTCCATGGAGACCCCCATGCCACCTTTGCATCCTTCTTCGGAGGCTCCAACCCTTTTGACATCTTCTTTGCCAGCAGCCGCTCCCGAATGTTCAATGGCTTTGACCAGGAAGACATGGATATGGATGAGGATGATGACCCTTTCAGTGCCTTCGGCCGCTTTGGCTTCAACGGCATCAATGGGGTTCACCGGCGGCACCAAGAGTCCCTGCACACGCGGAGGAAGGTCCAAGACCCACCTGTCATCCATGAGCTCAAGGTGTCCCTGGAAGAGATCTACCATGGATCCACCAAGAGGATGAAGATCACTCGCAGAAGGGTCAACGCTGATGGCCGGACCATGCGGACTGAGGACAAGATCCTAAACATTGTCATCAAACGGGGTTGGAAAGAGGGAACCAAAATCACATTCCCCAAAGAAGGCGATGCCACCCCAGATAACATCCCTGCTGACATCGTCTTCATCCTCAAGGACAAGCCTCACTCACACTTCAAGAGGGATGGGACGAATGTGATCTACACGGCAAACATCAGTCTTAAAGAGGTGGGTATAGCTGGTAAATCCCCTGGgatgggaggtggcacaggatCTTGGCATTTGGGGCCAAGGTGGGAGTCAACCGCTCTCCTATGCCGAATAGGAAAGACCAGGTAGGTTGCGAGAAAGGAGCTGCAGGGGCCAACCCACTCTTGGTTTTGAGGTGCTCGACCTCTCTGCCAGGTGTAGGACATGGATGCTGAGATCCCTGCTGAATGCACCTCCCTTCTTGAGCCAGTACAGGTGGTATTTatccattttctctcttctccatATGTCTTGTTTTTCCAGTTTAGTGTGGGGTATTCACATGTGGAACAGAGCCCAGATACTCTGTAGGAACAGGGGAAAATCCAGGTTTTCACTGAGTTTGGCATAAGTCTGATCCCCGCTTTTCATGTAGCTGAGCCTGCTGTGGCTTAGTTACTGTCCAGGATGGCACCAGGTGACTTTCCCTGTGGCCAGAGAGCAGGTTCACATGAAGAAAGTGATCCCTCACCCTCCCTGAGCAGtgcttttgctgttttccttagTTTTGGCTTTCCTAAATAAggaacaaataaatgaaatactCAGTCAGTGAGTAAAACTTAACACATCCAGGCTGCCAGTCCTGGAGGTCATGGCAAGGCTGGATGCATCAGAGCCAGCAATCTGTGTGAAggtgggagaggaaagggaagattACCTCAGTACAAGATGTGCTGTTCACCACTGCTGCTGTATAACTACCTTACAATAaatcccagctggcagctgcaTTTAACATTGACGTTTTTGGCAGCTGCCATTTGCTGTTCCTTTCAGACGGTAGACGCTGTCTGTCTTCTTAATGAgctgatacttttttttccttcctgaaggCAGATTTATGTTCTGAAGTGCATTTAACAGAATAAGCTCAATGGACCAAACCTGAGGTGGGCAAACATGAGCTTGTGAAATGTGCCAGCAACTCAGAAGAGCTCTGTGATGGCTCTACGTCCCAGCTGGGGCACTAACAGCCTGTACTGGGGGTAAAGAGCAGCCATGTGGGTCAGAAAGAAGCTGGGCACTCCTGAAACAAactcagctccagctgagctgcAAAACTCAGGAGTTGAATTTCCCTCATGGTGTGAAGTGCAGAGGTTTATTCCTGCAGTGGCTGGCTCCTCTGGCCAATCCAGAAATACTTGGGAGAGACTGCCTTATTTTTGGAGCCATGCATGCCATATTTCAGATGTTTCCTTGTGTTCGTTTCCGTTATCTGTAAAATTAaccctgggctggctgtggtGATGTCCATACTGTGTTAGCCCAGATTCAtgtgctgcccaggctggagggagTACTGCCTAGAGTTGACCTTGGAGGAGCAACTGGAGAAACTTGctccagctccatgtgctgtTGCACCAGAAGTGTTGTGATCTCTGTGAGCAAGGCCTGCATGCTGGCATAAGGTTTGCACAATTCAGTCACAAAGTGGAAAATTTCTTGTCCAGGCAAATTCCTCATCTCTTTGAGATGGAATTTCCAGTCTCTGTCCTCCCTCACCGCAAACCCAACAAGCTGGGTATCCTCATGGAGCTGCTGGCCTGGGTGCCATCTCCAGCCTGCTCTTTGCTAGAGCAGGGCAATACTCTGCTGCTTTTATCTTCCATGAAAAGAAGTTCCTTAAGTTCTCTGGAGCATGAGCAGATGTAGAGAACTCCCCAGCTCTGTATGCTGCCACCTCAATATGTGATAAGAACAACCTCTTCATTCCCCGAGCCTCTGGCCAAAGCCTTGGGCACTCTCCTTACACCCTTCCTCTTTGCAAGGCTTCTTTCTTTAGCCTGAGCTTTAGTCTCTGCCACCGCCCTGAGACAGCACAGGGCCAGCAAAGCTGGCAGGCACTGGGTTCTGTGACCCCacttgcagctgtgctggaggcacCTTCCTGCCCTCAAGTCCCAGCCCCTGGGTGCCACGGCAGTGCAGGTTGTTTGCCACCTGTCTGCTGCAGAATCGTAGTCTTCCTTCCTAAAATTACAGTCGTGTGCTGCCTTTggaagctgcaggagggaggagaggcattgctccagcagcagctgcctgtggcaggaggcagtgctgctggcGGGGCCTCGTGGCCGCTCGACTGCCAGGCTAACGCCTGCCCTCGGCACCATCCCACTTTGCATCCTTTACCTGGTGTCACCTTCCTCAAAGCATCCGCCCATCAGCGCCTGGCTGAGACGCGACCGATGGCGACGCCCTCCCCCGGCAGCTCCTCTGCGAGCGGAGGAGGACCCAGAGCTGACCTAGATAAAGCTCTGCTCGCACAGTACAGCATTCAGCTATCAAACCCAGGGTGATTTCATCTCCAGAGATAAACCAAGCCTCTTTCTAGGATGCAGGGTAGCTCCCATGGTGACTTGTGTTACTTCAGCAACTGGTTTCCCAAATGCCAGCAAAGTTGAGCAAGAGGAATGAAAAACAGGGACATACGGTGGAGAAGCGATCGCCTCAGATTCTTGCGTCTTGGCTCTGGGAAGGAAACATTAAGATCCTGTCTGCCATCACTGTTACCGCCCGCTCCTGCTCACATCCCTCTGCTTTCCCCATCCACGTGTTCCCATAAGGAGCTCTTGTTCTTCTTTCCATTTTGTGCCTGGAGATGTCCTTTCACTGGCACACGTGGGCCTGTGCAGCTCTCCATGATACACAGAACTGGGCATCAGTGAGCAGGAGGGTTCTGGCATCCTTGAGTGAGTGAGGGCAGAAATTCCTTGATGCAGGGAGATTGTCCTTTGTTTCCCTCCTACAACCTGCTGGAGATCAGCCAAGCACCTGCTGCTTGCACGGAGCTGGCGATGGCATCCTCCTGCAGGCAGAAAAAATCATTCCTGGAGGACACCCTTCTCAAGAGGATGCCAGTGCAGATGAGCTATGCAAGGAGACAGCACCTTCTCTCTTGTTCTTCGctcaccagagacccccagctAGCTCTGGCACAGATCCATCTGCAAACACCCTAGTGCAAAGCCCTGGTTCAGCTGCagaggctgtgtctgtgtccatTGTTCCTGAGCCAGTGGCCGGCACAAGAAGAGGTGTTTCTCCTGGTGCCTATTGCTGCTCTGCCACTGGAGGCTTTTCCTGGGAAGGGGAATGCAGAACATTCCCCCACCTACCCCAGAATCAGCAgttgtgttttct
This region of Pithys albifrons albifrons isolate INPA30051 chromosome Z, PitAlb_v1, whole genome shotgun sequence genomic DNA includes:
- the DNAJB5 gene encoding dnaJ homolog subfamily B member 5 isoform X2, whose protein sequence is MPAILLFWSRAERNKYSAPGSVAVMGKDYYKILGIQSGANEDEIKKAYRKMALKYHPDKNKDPNAEEKFKEIAEAYDVLSDPKKRAVYDQYGEEGLKTGGGSSGGSGSTFHYTFHGDPHATFASFFGGSNPFDIFFASSRSRMFNGFDQEDMDMDEDDDPFSAFGRFGFNGINGVHRRHQESLHTRRKVQDPPVIHELKVSLEEIYHGSTKRMKITRRRVNADGRTMRTEDKILNIVIKRGWKEGTKITFPKEGDATPDNIPADIVFILKDKPHSHFKRDGTNVIYTANISLKEALCGCTVNIPTIDGRVIPLPCNDIIKPGTVKRLRGEGLPFPKAPSQRGDLIVEFKIRFPDRIAPQTRQILKQHLPCS
- the DNAJB5 gene encoding dnaJ homolog subfamily B member 5 isoform X3 gives rise to the protein MGKDYYKILGIQSGANEDEIKKAYRKMALKYHPDKNKDPNAEEKFKEIAEAYDVLSDPKKRAVYDQYGEEGLKTGGGSSGGSGSTFHYTFHGDPHATFASFFGGSNPFDIFFASSRSRMFNGFDQEDMDMDEDDDPFSAFGRFGFNGINGVHRRHQESLHTRRKVQDPPVIHELKVSLEEIYHGSTKRMKITRRRVNADGRTMRTEDKILNIVIKRGWKEGTKITFPKEGDATPDNIPADIVFILKDKPHSHFKRDGTNVIYTANISLKEALCGCTVNIPTIDGRVIPLPCNDIIKPGTVKRLRGEGLPFPKAPSQRGDLIVEFKIRFPDRIAPQTRQILKQHLPCS
- the DNAJB5 gene encoding dnaJ homolog subfamily B member 5 isoform X1, yielding MFKIKLEPLKMTAWTMNVFVKFRNKYSAPGSVAVMGKDYYKILGIQSGANEDEIKKAYRKMALKYHPDKNKDPNAEEKFKEIAEAYDVLSDPKKRAVYDQYGEEGLKTGGGSSGGSGSTFHYTFHGDPHATFASFFGGSNPFDIFFASSRSRMFNGFDQEDMDMDEDDDPFSAFGRFGFNGINGVHRRHQESLHTRRKVQDPPVIHELKVSLEEIYHGSTKRMKITRRRVNADGRTMRTEDKILNIVIKRGWKEGTKITFPKEGDATPDNIPADIVFILKDKPHSHFKRDGTNVIYTANISLKEALCGCTVNIPTIDGRVIPLPCNDIIKPGTVKRLRGEGLPFPKAPSQRGDLIVEFKIRFPDRIAPQTRQILKQHLPCS